Proteins from a single region of Scytonema millei VB511283:
- the hepC gene encoding heterocyst development glycosyltransferase HepC, which yields MQNSEFNLDVKVLDSYSSPSLLKHGQIENISPNYEVKLRQGQLLVKLASSQGRSSLLSSRNRQFLTEWLQYCPARLVRIDPALGAIAIQLWADVCKQTEKVTFLRIPPAQGLRKHQHRFSWWVKRIIDRVIAIVLLLTLSPVFLGLSLLIYFDSPGRIFSYQWCVGERGKLFQMITFRTTAPNLKTPHHQNTGDRQDPDKWNDLHVTKLGYRMRKYSLNKLPQLLNVVRGDMSFVGSSAYSLNDAIRLAPDSQRQLNALPGIIALSHLNFSLWAKNKE from the coding sequence ATGCAAAATTCCGAATTCAACTTGGATGTAAAAGTTTTAGATAGCTATTCTAGTCCCTCGCTTCTGAAGCACGGTCAAATAGAGAATATAAGTCCCAACTATGAAGTTAAACTTCGGCAGGGACAGCTTTTAGTGAAGCTTGCTTCTAGTCAAGGTCGCAGTAGTCTACTTTCATCTCGGAATCGACAGTTTTTGACTGAGTGGCTGCAATATTGTCCCGCACGTTTAGTTCGCATAGATCCAGCTTTAGGTGCGATCGCGATCCAACTTTGGGCAGATGTCTGCAAGCAAACAGAGAAGGTGACTTTTTTACGAATTCCTCCCGCACAGGGACTTCGCAAACATCAACATCGATTTAGCTGGTGGGTCAAACGAATAATCGATCGCGTTATTGCTATTGTATTATTACTAACTCTTAGCCCAGTCTTTTTAGGGCTTTCCCTACTCATTTATTTTGACTCACCAGGGCGAATTTTTTCCTATCAATGGTGTGTTGGAGAAAGGGGCAAGCTGTTTCAGATGATTACATTCCGTACAACGGCTCCAAATTTGAAAACGCCACACCATCAAAACACAGGCGATCGGCAAGATCCTGATAAGTGGAATGATTTGCATGTTACAAAACTAGGTTATAGGATGCGTAAATATAGCTTGAATAAGCTGCCACAACTACTAAATGTGGTACGAGGCGACATGAGCTTTGTAGGTTCATCAGCTTACAGTTTAAATGATGCTATAAGACTTGCTCCTGATAGCCAGAGGCAACTGAATGCACTGCCAGGAATAATCGCTCTTTCCCATCTGAATTTTAGCTTGTGGGCGAAAAATAAGGAGTAA
- a CDS encoding right-handed parallel beta-helix repeat-containing protein has translation MTSKIASKLVLFCGLVTLVLTLSTYKNTSITTFYVDANSGNDLLGNGSIARPWKTLQKAAESMGTDDTCVIRQGVYRETVIPKDGQTFVAAPGEKVVVTGTDLVSNWFRHSDNVFRTSLPKKVYAVFVQGNYLSLARYPNVGNDYLDSRTWGATQVNNNGKGRANVQFLNGMNVFSNFWNGGYFFGLNGDNFYAPNIGKIVSSSGNKLALTEITETISNPAWHEFEGSGRGFIINHLNALDAPGEWYWGNSTLYIYPPNKEMLTSKLVEAQVRLWGFDLSQRKNVTIKGIVFRGASVRMENAVNCTIDRSIFRYHSPFQANYNGHSYVAFPGISVSGSDNTVKNSYIGHGWGAGISISGDRTTIENNFVEDLAWSSQGAPIVVNGNDNKIFRNTIRKSSGTGIHAGSIRRPQIMYNSISDTGRLLLDSGQTGIYICNFCDRPTDKRTLEGGVIAYNYIGLVNTSFVDNGKGMAIYLDDGTHGAYIHHNVTNTGGRINWAIFIHYNGHTIKDVFVDNNTLWGYDDKAVFFAGNWNGKGGGTKNSRISNNSAQLPGATYYDKSGGAAISNNREGVVSSEFVNPRTGDFRLRSHSPSIDAAVPLLGINMPIPDGKPDVGAYEYGAVGLFAGSSIQGDPQDTFLER, from the coding sequence ATGACATCAAAAATAGCTTCTAAGCTCGTACTATTCTGTGGTCTTGTTACGCTGGTGTTGACACTCTCCACATACAAAAATACCTCTATCACTACTTTCTATGTCGATGCAAATTCAGGCAATGATTTATTAGGAAATGGCTCGATTGCAAGACCTTGGAAAACGCTTCAGAAAGCTGCCGAATCGATGGGGACAGATGATACGTGCGTTATTAGGCAGGGCGTGTATAGAGAAACGGTCATACCGAAAGACGGACAAACCTTTGTGGCTGCACCTGGCGAGAAGGTTGTAGTAACAGGTACAGATCTTGTCAGCAATTGGTTTCGTCATTCAGATAATGTTTTCCGTACTTCACTGCCTAAAAAGGTGTATGCCGTATTTGTTCAAGGCAACTATCTTTCTCTTGCCAGATACCCCAATGTAGGCAACGATTACCTCGATTCGAGAACATGGGGCGCTACACAAGTCAATAACAATGGTAAAGGAAGGGCAAACGTCCAGTTTCTAAATGGCATGAACGTATTTAGCAACTTTTGGAATGGAGGTTACTTCTTCGGACTCAATGGAGATAACTTTTATGCCCCCAACATAGGTAAGATCGTTTCTTCTAGTGGCAACAAACTCGCTCTGACAGAAATTACCGAGACGATTTCTAACCCTGCGTGGCATGAATTTGAGGGCAGCGGTAGAGGCTTTATCATCAACCACTTAAATGCACTTGATGCCCCAGGTGAATGGTATTGGGGAAATTCAACCCTCTACATCTATCCACCAAATAAAGAGATGCTGACATCAAAGCTGGTTGAAGCTCAAGTAAGACTGTGGGGATTCGATCTGAGTCAGCGCAAAAATGTGACAATTAAAGGCATCGTCTTTCGAGGTGCTTCCGTGCGGATGGAGAATGCAGTCAACTGTACGATCGATCGCTCGATCTTTCGCTACCATTCTCCCTTTCAAGCCAATTACAACGGTCACAGCTATGTAGCATTTCCAGGAATTTCTGTATCTGGTTCCGATAATACTGTTAAGAATTCGTATATCGGACATGGATGGGGTGCGGGAATCTCAATATCAGGCGATCGCACAACCATTGAGAATAATTTTGTCGAGGACTTAGCTTGGAGTAGCCAGGGCGCTCCCATTGTTGTCAATGGCAATGACAATAAGATCTTCAGAAATACAATACGAAAGAGTTCTGGCACGGGAATTCACGCTGGAAGCATACGTCGTCCCCAGATAATGTATAACTCCATCTCCGACACAGGGCGGCTACTGCTTGACAGCGGACAAACGGGAATTTATATTTGCAATTTCTGCGATCGCCCGACAGATAAGAGAACTCTTGAGGGTGGTGTCATTGCATACAATTACATTGGCTTAGTCAACACTTCTTTTGTTGACAATGGAAAAGGTATGGCAATTTATCTAGATGATGGAACGCATGGTGCATACATTCATCACAATGTTACTAATACTGGTGGGCGAATTAATTGGGCAATTTTCATTCACTATAACGGTCACACTATCAAGGACGTTTTTGTAGATAACAATACCCTCTGGGGTTATGACGATAAGGCTGTCTTTTTCGCTGGAAACTGGAATGGTAAGGGTGGTGGCACGAAGAATAGTCGGATATCGAACAATAGTGCACAGTTGCCAGGCGCGACGTATTACGACAAGAGTGGTGGCGCTGCAATCTCGAATAATCGGGAAGGGGTTGTATCTTCGGAATTTGTAAATCCGAGAACAGGGGACTTTCGCCTGCGCAGTCATTCTCCTTCGATCGACGCTGCGGTTCCCTTGTTAGGCATAAACATGCCTATACCTGATGGAAAGCCAGATGTGGGGGCATATGAATATGGTGCTGTTGGCTTATTTGCAGGTTCCTCTATTCAAGGCGATCCACAAGATACCTTTCTAGAAAGATGA
- a CDS encoding glycosyltransferase produces the protein MSSRRDVTFIIVSYNSDKTLESSIKSCLASVQKYYANTGAVVVYDNASSDNCPQIIDKFANKYPSIFTGIKSNENVGFGRANNKAVQLSPSKTYFLINPDVVFEPEIVNTLTATLNSANDIAIVCPKLLYLDKSIQPSIRKFPSFTYFLLRNLLGERLQQRFYPFKYYYDIAPTLDSAVEVNWAIGAFMVVSQDYVDRYGLFDERFFLYFEDVSLCVDAWLNGFRVIFQPQVYALHMYQRVSTSSKFNYMKLLHTVSALRFFAKYRPYKKRWQLLTHLLELNLSLKTPFRFLLLTRRWI, from the coding sequence ATGTCTAGTAGACGTGATGTAACATTTATCATTGTTTCCTACAATTCAGATAAAACATTGGAATCATCGATCAAGTCCTGTCTTGCATCTGTTCAAAAATACTATGCAAACACAGGGGCGGTTGTAGTTTACGACAATGCTTCTTCCGATAATTGTCCTCAAATTATTGATAAATTTGCTAACAAGTATCCATCTATTTTTACAGGTATTAAAAGCAATGAAAATGTAGGTTTTGGGAGGGCTAACAATAAAGCCGTTCAACTTTCTCCTAGTAAAACATACTTTTTAATCAATCCTGATGTTGTATTTGAACCCGAGATCGTTAATACCTTAACTGCGACATTAAATTCAGCAAATGATATTGCAATCGTCTGTCCTAAACTTCTCTATCTAGATAAATCGATTCAGCCTTCGATCCGAAAATTCCCTTCCTTTACTTATTTTTTACTAAGAAATTTACTAGGTGAAAGATTACAGCAGCGTTTTTATCCATTCAAGTACTACTATGATATAGCACCAACTTTAGACAGCGCCGTTGAGGTTAACTGGGCTATTGGTGCTTTTATGGTTGTTTCACAAGATTATGTAGATAGATATGGTTTATTTGATGAAAGGTTTTTTCTGTACTTTGAAGATGTGAGTTTGTGTGTAGATGCATGGCTCAATGGGTTTAGGGTAATCTTTCAACCTCAAGTTTACGCGCTACACATGTACCAGCGTGTAAGTACGAGTTCAAAATTCAATTACATGAAGTTACTACACACAGTGTCAGCACTGCGATTCTTTGCAAAGTACAGACCATATAAGAAGAGGTGGCAATTACTAACTCATTTACTTGAGTTAAATTTGAGTTTGAAGACTCCTTTTAGATTTCTACTACTAACAAGACGTTGGATTTAA
- the metK gene encoding methionine adenosyltransferase produces MSRYLFTSESVTEGHPDKICDQISDAILDAHLSQDPTSRVAAEVVVNTGLVLVTGEISSKAKVDYVKLVRQKIAEIGYTDANNGFSANSCSILVALDEQSPDIAQGVNKAQEYEQGDNEDDWSAIGAGDQGIMFGYACKETPELMPLPISLAHRLARQLAKVRKMGKLSYLRPDGKTQVTVVYENGRPVGIDTILISTQHSEATTLGEIYQGLLLEVVEPVFADLDIQIDNSTRFLVNPTGKFVIGGPQGDSGLTGRKIIVDTYGGYSRHGGGAFSGKDPTKVDRSASYACRYVAKNIVAAGLADKCEVQLSYAIGMSKPVSILIDTFGTGKLPEEDLLNLVNQNFDLRPAGLIHTFNMQGLPQERNGRFYQDVAAYGHFGRMDLDLPWERLDKVPQLQEAITVQMSA; encoded by the coding sequence TTGAGCAGATATTTGTTCACATCAGAGTCTGTAACAGAGGGGCATCCTGACAAAATTTGCGATCAGATTTCGGATGCAATTCTGGATGCTCACTTAAGCCAAGATCCCACGAGTCGCGTGGCAGCAGAGGTAGTCGTCAATACTGGCTTAGTACTAGTAACAGGTGAAATCTCCTCGAAAGCAAAAGTGGATTACGTCAAACTAGTCCGACAAAAAATTGCTGAGATTGGCTACACTGATGCAAATAATGGCTTTTCTGCAAATAGCTGTTCGATCTTAGTTGCTCTAGACGAACAGTCACCAGACATCGCTCAAGGTGTCAACAAAGCACAGGAGTACGAACAAGGCGATAACGAAGATGATTGGAGTGCTATTGGCGCTGGCGATCAAGGAATTATGTTTGGCTATGCTTGCAAAGAAACTCCTGAATTAATGCCACTGCCGATTAGTCTAGCTCATCGCCTTGCACGGCAGTTAGCCAAGGTGCGAAAAATGGGCAAGCTTTCGTACTTGCGCCCTGATGGTAAAACTCAAGTCACAGTTGTTTACGAGAACGGTCGTCCTGTAGGCATAGATACGATTTTAATTTCTACTCAACATTCAGAAGCAACAACCTTAGGCGAGATTTATCAAGGGTTGCTACTAGAAGTCGTCGAACCTGTATTTGCCGATCTCGATATTCAGATCGATAATTCCACTCGTTTTTTAGTCAATCCTACAGGCAAGTTTGTCATTGGTGGACCCCAGGGAGATTCTGGACTCACTGGACGCAAAATTATTGTCGATACTTACGGCGGCTACTCGCGGCACGGTGGTGGTGCTTTTTCGGGTAAAGATCCTACTAAAGTGGATCGGTCGGCAAGTTATGCTTGTCGTTATGTAGCCAAAAATATTGTCGCTGCTGGCTTAGCCGATAAATGTGAAGTACAGCTCAGCTATGCGATTGGCATGAGCAAACCAGTGAGTATTTTAATTGATACCTTTGGAACGGGCAAACTACCTGAAGAAGATTTGCTCAATTTGGTCAATCAAAACTTCGATCTACGACCTGCTGGTTTAATTCATACCTTCAACATGCAAGGTTTACCTCAAGAACGCAACGGTCGTTTCTATCAAGATGTAGCTGCCTACGGTCACTTTGGTCGAATGGATTTGGATTTACCCTGGGAACGCTTGGACAAAGTTCCACAATTGCAGGAAGCTATTACAGTTCAGATGTCAGCATGA
- a CDS encoding response regulator, giving the protein MEILVIDYDEYSLLLMYDFLTFNKFQVLMANNARSGLQIAREQQPDLIICELNLPRLSGYEVLRILRSEPSTASIPFWFLSFEADMATRRRALQQGADGYFTKPVDLNELLSAIRDRF; this is encoded by the coding sequence ATGGAGATTTTAGTAATCGATTATGATGAATATTCTCTACTACTAATGTATGATTTTCTTACCTTTAACAAGTTCCAAGTTTTGATGGCAAATAATGCTCGTTCAGGTTTACAAATAGCTAGAGAACAACAGCCAGACTTAATTATTTGCGAACTCAATCTACCAAGGCTAAGTGGATACGAAGTTTTAAGAATATTGCGTAGCGAACCATCTACAGCTAGTATACCGTTTTGGTTTCTTTCATTTGAGGCAGACATGGCAACTCGTCGCCGTGCTTTACAACAAGGAGCTGATGGTTATTTTACTAAACCTGTAGACTTAAACGAATTGCTCTCGGCAATTCGAGATCGGTTTTGA
- a CDS encoding GDP-mannose 4,6-dehydratase, which translates to MKKALIFGVSGQDGAYLAQLLIDKGYTVCGTSRDAQISSFQNLLRLGIREQVKLESVALNDFRSVLQILNKFQPDEVYNLSGQSSVSLSFDQPVETFESISIGTLNVLEALRFIDRPIKFYNAASSECFGDTEGKAADETTPFRPKSPYAVAKASAFWQVANYRKAYDLFACSGILFNHESPLRPERFVTQKIVSAANRIAKGSKEKLYLGDISIQRDWGWAPEYVKAMWLMLQQGQPEDYVIATGESCKLEDFIAAAFAYVGLDWRDRVVIDTSLFRPTEIAVSKGNPAKARKKLGWQAHYKLNDRAVVQMMIQAQAELVNGSRTAAYNQERDKYLGLATAF; encoded by the coding sequence ATGAAAAAAGCATTAATTTTTGGAGTATCAGGTCAAGATGGGGCGTATCTAGCTCAGTTGTTAATCGATAAGGGTTATACTGTTTGTGGAACCTCACGAGACGCACAAATTTCTTCTTTTCAAAATTTACTACGCCTGGGAATTCGCGAACAGGTAAAATTGGAATCCGTTGCCCTTAACGACTTTCGCAGTGTTTTACAAATTTTGAACAAATTTCAGCCAGATGAAGTATACAATTTATCAGGACAAAGTTCAGTCAGCCTCTCTTTCGATCAACCAGTTGAAACCTTTGAAAGCATCTCAATTGGTACTTTAAATGTATTAGAAGCCCTACGCTTTATCGATCGCCCCATTAAGTTTTATAATGCTGCTTCGAGTGAGTGTTTTGGAGATACTGAAGGCAAAGCAGCCGATGAAACTACGCCATTCCGCCCTAAAAGCCCTTACGCTGTAGCCAAGGCATCCGCTTTTTGGCAAGTTGCTAACTACCGCAAAGCCTACGATTTGTTTGCTTGTTCTGGTATTCTATTCAACCACGAATCTCCCCTGCGACCGGAGAGATTCGTCACTCAAAAGATTGTATCCGCAGCTAACCGAATTGCTAAAGGTAGTAAGGAAAAGCTTTATTTAGGTGATATTTCTATTCAGCGTGACTGGGGATGGGCTCCAGAGTACGTTAAGGCAATGTGGCTAATGCTACAACAAGGGCAGCCGGAGGATTACGTCATTGCAACTGGAGAAAGTTGCAAATTAGAAGATTTTATAGCAGCAGCCTTTGCCTATGTAGGCTTAGACTGGCGCGATCGTGTTGTAATAGATACAAGTTTATTCCGACCAACAGAAATTGCTGTTAGCAAAGGTAATCCCGCTAAAGCCAGAAAAAAGCTGGGATGGCAAGCGCATTATAAACTCAACGATCGTGCTGTTGTACAAATGATGATTCAAGCACAAGCTGAGCTTGTGAATGGCAGCAGGACAGCAGCATACAATCAGGAAAGAGATAAATATTTAGGTCTAGCTACAGCTTTCTAG
- a CDS encoding glycosyltransferase family 4 protein, translated as MNTLVLSTFDLNGGAARAAYRLHLGLQSGGLNSKMMVQYKSSNDKTVLEPSNKFGKWVNRLRPNLDGLPLQFYPKRNCNIFSCQWLPNLLESKLKHLCLDVINLHWNCGGYLSIESFAKFKIPLVWTIHDMWAFTGGCHYSQGCDRYTGSCGSCFQLHSNNPHDLSHWIWQRKAKAWKELDLTIVAPSIWLAQCAKSSSLFKDLRIEVIPNSLDTQKYKPIERAIAREILNLPQDKQLILFGAVESTSEPRKGFHLLQAALQKLSQSGWQDTVELVVFGSSQPEHSVDLGFKSHYLGNFSDDLSLALIYAAADVFVAPSIQDNLPNTIMEAIACGTPCVAFNIGGMPDLIDHQKNGYLAQKLEVESLARGISWVLEDRDRYQSLRQSARTKAEQEFSLEIQARRYIELFAKVIDEKLRDRITIG; from the coding sequence ATGAACACTCTAGTTCTCAGTACTTTCGATCTTAATGGTGGAGCTGCTCGCGCTGCTTATCGCTTGCATTTAGGTTTGCAAAGTGGTGGATTAAACTCTAAAATGATGGTGCAGTATAAGTCTAGTAATGATAAAACAGTTCTCGAACCTTCAAATAAGTTTGGGAAGTGGGTTAACAGATTGAGACCGAATCTCGATGGGCTGCCATTGCAATTTTACCCCAAGCGCAACTGCAACATTTTTTCTTGTCAATGGCTTCCAAACTTGCTCGAATCAAAATTAAAGCACCTTTGCCTTGACGTAATTAATCTTCATTGGAATTGTGGTGGCTATTTAAGTATTGAGAGCTTTGCTAAATTCAAAATACCTTTAGTCTGGACTATCCACGATATGTGGGCATTTACAGGGGGTTGTCATTACAGTCAAGGCTGCGATCGCTATACGGGTTCTTGTGGCTCTTGCTTCCAACTTCACAGTAATAATCCGCACGATCTCTCTCATTGGATATGGCAACGTAAAGCAAAAGCATGGAAAGAATTAGACTTAACTATTGTTGCTCCCAGTATTTGGTTAGCTCAATGTGCTAAATCAAGCTCTTTGTTTAAAGATCTGCGAATAGAGGTAATTCCTAATAGCTTAGATACTCAAAAGTACAAACCAATAGAGCGAGCCATAGCACGAGAAATACTCAATCTGCCACAAGATAAGCAACTTATTCTCTTTGGTGCAGTAGAATCGACTAGCGAACCTAGAAAGGGTTTTCATCTACTTCAAGCTGCTCTACAAAAACTGAGTCAATCTGGATGGCAAGATACAGTAGAGCTAGTTGTTTTTGGTTCTTCTCAACCTGAACATTCAGTTGACTTGGGGTTCAAGTCTCACTATTTAGGAAATTTTAGTGACGATCTTTCACTGGCATTAATTTATGCAGCAGCAGATGTTTTTGTGGCTCCATCAATTCAAGACAACTTACCAAATACTATAATGGAAGCAATTGCTTGTGGTACGCCATGCGTAGCTTTTAATATTGGTGGTATGCCCGATCTGATCGATCATCAAAAAAATGGTTACTTAGCTCAAAAATTGGAAGTCGAAAGTTTGGCTCGGGGTATTTCTTGGGTACTGGAAGATCGCGATCGCTACCAAAGTTTACGCCAATCTGCTCGTACAAAAGCAGAACAAGAGTTTTCTTTAGAAATACAAGCACGTCGCTACATAGAACTTTTTGCAAAAGTTATTGATGAAAAGCTTCGCGATCGAATTACGATTGGATAA
- the rfbB gene encoding dTDP-glucose 4,6-dehydratase, with product MRTVLVTGGAGFIGANFILQARGAQWYNVVNLDKLTYASNLQNLTALENEPGYCFIRGDIGDPQLVSHLLQQYQPDAVINFAAESHVDRSILNPLTFALTNVTGTLQLLEACRAYWQKLPLHKQERFRFLQVSTDEVYGSLSITDSPFCEDNPYAPNSPYAASKAGADHFVRAYYHTYGLPTLITNCSNNYGPRQFPEKLIPLTILNAMEGQLLPIYGDGQNIRDWLYVSDHCEALHLVLQQGKVGETYCIGGQNEQTNLMVVEKICTILDELLPSKPNFSHSSLITFVKDRPGHDRRYAIDCTKMNRELGWKPTESFDTGLLKTVQWYINHPQWVEQIRTGAYQSWIEQNYTDRTVNYLSV from the coding sequence ATACGAACTGTATTGGTAACAGGTGGAGCTGGTTTTATTGGTGCAAATTTCATCCTTCAAGCTAGAGGAGCGCAATGGTATAACGTAGTTAATCTAGATAAGCTGACCTATGCCAGTAATTTACAAAATTTGACAGCTTTAGAAAACGAGCCTGGATACTGTTTTATCAGAGGTGATATTGGCGATCCCCAGTTGGTAAGTCATTTATTACAGCAATATCAACCTGATGCAGTCATTAACTTTGCTGCCGAAAGCCATGTCGATCGCTCAATTTTAAATCCCTTAACTTTTGCTCTCACTAATGTAACGGGTACGCTTCAGCTACTGGAAGCTTGCAGAGCCTATTGGCAAAAATTACCACTCCACAAACAGGAGAGATTTCGCTTTTTGCAAGTGTCTACTGATGAAGTTTATGGCTCTTTGAGCATAACAGACTCACCTTTTTGCGAAGACAATCCTTACGCACCTAATAGTCCCTACGCAGCATCTAAAGCGGGAGCCGATCATTTCGTGCGGGCATACTACCATACGTATGGTTTACCTACCCTAATCACAAATTGCTCGAATAATTACGGTCCTCGTCAGTTTCCAGAGAAGCTGATTCCTTTAACGATTCTCAATGCTATGGAAGGACAGCTTTTGCCGATATACGGTGACGGGCAGAACATTAGAGACTGGCTGTACGTATCAGATCACTGTGAAGCCCTTCATCTCGTTCTACAACAGGGAAAAGTAGGTGAAACCTACTGTATTGGGGGTCAGAACGAACAAACAAACTTAATGGTTGTGGAAAAAATTTGTACGATTTTGGACGAATTGTTACCTAGCAAACCTAATTTTTCTCATTCTTCCTTAATTACTTTTGTTAAAGATCGACCAGGACACGATCGCCGATATGCGATCGACTGTACTAAAATGAATCGAGAGTTAGGCTGGAAACCAACCGAGAGTTTTGACACTGGTTTACTAAAAACAGTGCAGTGGTATATTAATCATCCTCAGTGGGTAGAGCAGATCCGCACAGGAGCTTATCAAAGCTGGATCGAGCAAAATTACACTGATAGAACAGTTAACTACTTATCTGTGTAG
- the hepA gene encoding heterocyst formation ABC transporter subunit HepA has product MRKHVDLKLPTPISTILMRTSLWRNNSFVLREFKHFRKIAISAIIFSLFAAVFEGITIGFITLFLQTFTTPDASSIKIGVDWFDVWVLGINTSASSRLYRVAILIFLTVWLRFSFVYLGNFTTTLAELNLSNCIRQRIFDQFQKLSLSFFLKKRAGELINNIYGEANQLRLAVGVTSIVISRSFTLLVYTISMFWLSWQLTVISILMFVLLAIGLSTLVKRVREASFEAVTSTHNFMSMVMEYITGIRTVQVFAAYDFEFQRFNKVTTELMRTHAKSAAAAALVQPITEAVASTILLVMLIAAVAVFVASGRLEIASLLAFLFVLLRTAPVVAQINAAWAHVNSFQGSLNSIKQLLKTDDKPYLQNGTVQFSGLKQCIEFVAVDFAYNPHQLVLQDITLTMKRGQMTALVGASGAGKSTIADLLPRFYDPTRGKILLDGVDLQDFDINTLRRKIAMVSQDTFIFNTSVRNNIAYAMEDVDEAAIQKAAQLANALEFIQNLPKGFDTQLGDRGVRLSGGQRQRIAIARALLRNPEILILDEATSALDSEAERLIQESIEQLAVGRTVIAIAHRLSTIVRADKVVVLEQGRIVEQGTYKELLERRGKLWKYHQMQHQTN; this is encoded by the coding sequence ATGAGAAAGCACGTGGATCTTAAATTACCTACTCCGATTTCTACAATTTTGATGAGAACCAGCTTATGGCGAAATAACTCCTTTGTCTTACGAGAATTTAAGCACTTTCGTAAAATTGCTATATCAGCAATAATCTTTTCGTTATTTGCAGCAGTCTTTGAAGGAATTACAATTGGTTTTATAACGCTTTTTCTGCAAACGTTTACTACTCCCGATGCTTCATCAATCAAAATAGGAGTTGATTGGTTTGATGTTTGGGTTTTAGGTATAAACACATCAGCTTCTAGCCGTCTTTATCGAGTAGCTATCCTAATTTTTCTCACGGTTTGGCTACGTTTTAGCTTTGTTTATTTAGGTAATTTTACGACTACGCTTGCCGAACTAAATCTATCAAACTGTATACGTCAACGGATTTTCGATCAGTTCCAGAAGTTAAGTTTAAGTTTTTTTCTGAAAAAGCGTGCAGGGGAGTTAATTAATAACATTTACGGCGAAGCTAACCAGCTTAGATTAGCTGTTGGTGTAACTTCTATCGTAATTTCTAGGAGTTTTACCTTATTAGTGTATACAATATCGATGTTTTGGCTGTCTTGGCAACTGACAGTTATTTCGATTCTCATGTTTGTGCTGCTAGCAATAGGTTTATCTACACTAGTAAAACGGGTAAGAGAAGCTAGTTTTGAGGCTGTAACATCTACTCATAACTTTATGTCAATGGTAATGGAATACATTACCGGCATCCGTACTGTTCAAGTATTTGCAGCTTACGATTTTGAGTTTCAGCGGTTTAACAAAGTTACTACGGAATTGATGCGTACTCATGCTAAATCCGCAGCTGCCGCCGCACTAGTACAACCAATTACCGAAGCTGTAGCTAGTACTATTCTTCTAGTTATGTTAATTGCAGCAGTTGCAGTATTTGTGGCAAGTGGTAGGCTAGAAATAGCCTCATTACTAGCATTTTTATTTGTTTTATTGCGAACTGCACCAGTGGTAGCACAGATCAATGCAGCTTGGGCGCATGTTAATAGCTTTCAAGGCTCATTAAATAGTATTAAGCAGCTCTTGAAAACCGATGATAAACCTTATTTGCAAAATGGTACAGTTCAGTTTTCAGGATTAAAGCAATGCATTGAGTTTGTTGCTGTAGATTTTGCCTATAATCCTCATCAACTAGTGCTACAAGATATCACATTAACAATGAAGCGAGGACAAATGACAGCATTAGTTGGTGCTTCTGGTGCTGGCAAGTCCACCATAGCAGATCTTCTTCCCCGTTTTTACGATCCTACAAGAGGAAAAATTCTGCTTGATGGAGTCGATTTACAAGATTTCGACATCAATACATTGCGGCGTAAGATAGCTATGGTAAGTCAAGATACGTTTATTTTTAATACTTCTGTCCGTAACAATATTGCTTACGCTATGGAAGATGTTGATGAAGCTGCGATTCAAAAAGCGGCTCAACTTGCTAATGCACTGGAGTTTATCCAAAATCTACCTAAAGGTTTCGATACACAATTAGGAGATCGAGGAGTTAGGCTATCTGGAGGTCAACGGCAGCGAATTGCAATTGCTCGTGCCTTGCTGCGCAACCCAGAAATTCTGATCTTGGATGAAGCGACGAGCGCGCTAGACTCCGAAGCTGAGCGATTAATTCAGGAATCTATAGAACAACTTGCTGTAGGTCGAACAGTAATTGCGATCGCTCATCGACTCTCTACAATTGTCCGTGCTGATAAGGTGGTCGTGTTAGAGCAGGGACGAATTGTAGAGCAGGGAACATATAAAGAGTTATTAGAACGACGCGGTAAGCTTTGGAAGTATCACCAGATGCAACATCAGACGAATTGA